One Plasmodium vinckei vinckei genome assembly, chromosome: PVVCY_09 genomic region harbors:
- a CDS encoding exonuclease, putative: protein MILLIGIIIWLINGMVYSVYGIKHMYYVKPIDGNIHMLNRKSSRFQSRRQKSKENNKLYGIPRMYKWLTSYYPTVREELINDGEKKKVDIFYIDMNGVIHHCTHANKDALPIYNEHELFSNILHYLKNLFYLIKPQKLVYIGVDGVAPKAKMNQQRKRRFLSLFKIHDNSNTPNLFNPNCITTGTDFMYKINLTLNKWFKILKKKKVFNFDIIYSGSDVPGEGEHKILKYIRENCKNDSNFKNWNHCIYGLDADLIMLSLVTHLNNIFILRDKFKLTNDSMHNNIVDTIEKVQYEFNVNSNSDSTESDNNEKEISANRELKETDKSEENTNISNEETVNNYFNKIHKYTHDYYLQYDELNSYDFEILDIYKLRSSIKTQIATYINKLKKEKNIIFSINRVIDDIVFLSFLVGNDFLPHIPNIDINEGSMNEILNSYIFYIYKYSNYITYKDKVHIERLKIILKILSGQEFQYFKKRGINENIPEFTDEQKYKSYYYLHKFGVSDPKEIQQIVKKYIEGLFWNLHYYHFGCASWHWEYPYHYAPLCSDLLSFEKSDFFFEKGKPYSAYTHLISVLPQKDKNLLPDAYKNVYAEDEVKSFFPDNVKIDPNGKKETWEYIVHLPFINCNMINKIVNEKSKKISRLKYKLRELNGREHRY from the exons ATGATCTTACTTATTGGAATTATAATATGGCTAATCAATGGAATGGTATACTCGGTATATGGGATAAAACATATGTACTATGTAAAGCCAATAGATGGgaatatacatatgctAAATAGAAAAAGTAGCAGATTCCAAAGTAGAAGACAAAAaagtaaagaaaataataaattatatggaATACCAAGAATGTATAAATGGTTAACCTCTTATTATCCAACAGTTAGAGAAGAATTAATTAATGatggagaaaaaaaaaaagttgatattttttatatagatATGAATGGTGTTATTCATCATTGTACTCATGCTAATAAAGATGCATTacctatatataatgagcatgaattattttctaatattttacattatttaaaaaatttattttatttgataaaacCACAAAAATTAGTATATATAGGGGTTGATGGTGTTGCACCAAAAGCTAAAATGAATCaacaaagaaaaagaagatttttaagtttatttaaaattcatgataattcaaatactccaaatttatttaatccTAACTGTATAACTACAGGAACAGATTTTATGTACAAGATAAATTTAACCTTAAATAAATggtttaaaattttaaaaaaaaaaaaagtctTTAACtttgatattatatattctgGTTCGGATGTACCAGGCGAAGGGGAAcacaaaattttgaaatacATTAGGGAG AATTGCAAGAACGATAGCAACTTCAAAAATTGGAATCATTGCATCTATGGATTGGACGCCGATTTAATTATGTTATCTCTAGTTACACatctaaataatatttttattttgagaGATAAATTTAAGCTAACTAATGATTCGatgcataataatatagtaGATACTATTGAAAAGGTACAATATGAATTTAATGTCAATAGTAATTCAGATTCAACTGAATctgataataatgaaaaagaaatatcaGCAAATAGAGAATTAAAAGAAACAGATAAATCTGAggaaaatacaaatatatccAATGAAGAAACagttaataattattttaataaaatacataaatatacacatgattattatttacaatatgatgaattaaatagttatgattttgaaatattagatatatataaacttaGAAGTTCAATAAAAACACAAATAgctacatatataaataaattaaaaaaagaaaaaaatattatttttagtatAAATAGAGTAATAGATgatattgtatttttatcatttctTGTTGGTAATGACTTTTTACCCCATATCCCAAATATAGATATTAATGAAGGATCAATGaatgaaattttaaattcctatattttttatatttataaatattctaattatataacataCAAAGATAAAGTCCATATAGAGCgtctaaaaataattttaaaaattttaagtgGACAAGAATTTcagtattttaaaaaacgaggaattaatgaaaatattccTGAATTTACTGATGagcaaaaatataagtcatattattatctccACAAATTTGGTGTTAGTGATCCTAAGGAAATACAgcaaattgtaaaaaaatacatcgAGGGTTTATTCTGGAATTTGCACTATTATCACTTTGGATGTGCAAGTTGGCATTG GGAATATCCATATCACTATGCCCCCCTATGTAGCGACTTGCTAAGTTTTGAAAAGTCtgactttttttttgaaaag gGAAAACCATATTCAGCCTACACACATTTAATTAGTGTGCTTCCACAAAAGGACAAAAACCTCCTTCCAGATGCATATAA AAATGTTTATGCAGAAGATGAAGTAAAATCCTTTTTTCCTGATAATGTTAAAATAGACCCAAATGGAAAAAA AGAGACTTGGGAATACATAGTCCATTTGCCATTCATAAATTgtaatatgataaataagATTGTTAATGAAAAgagcaaaaaaatatcgaGGCTTAAATATAAGTTAAG AGAACTAAATGGACGAGAGCACCGATACTAg
- a CDS encoding apicoplast ribosomal protein S15 precursor, putative: MRIIKRCLNFLLLLCQLLIFKIEPLNGFHTGRGKIYFYYDYSPVANSSNFIIQNKNIHKGKYIYHGKRSERLRTTENALPPPVKDNTTSTNTIVKKEKQKSEINNILKESENITMGRSFSFNTDLLSIKPELLKELITQKYRKMFERHDKDCGSSEIQIIILTFKIYFLTEHMKKNKKDFACLRGLFKCVSKRRKLLIYLGRKNREMFNKITDYFKIKKPLLPGTAEYYSKDLKYIHFNNTKRFKNNSEKKKKDKTKNKKIQTDKIIFGN, translated from the exons atgagaataataaaacgaTGTTTAAACTttctattattactatgccaattattaatttttaaaatcgaGCCCTTAAATGGATTTCATACTG GGAgaggaaaaatatatttttactatgATTACAGTCCCGTTGCAAACTcatcaaattttataattcaaaataaaaatatacacaaagggaaatatatatatcatggAAAACGTTCAGAAAGATTGAGAACCACTGAAAATGCATTGCCACCTCCCGTTAAGGATAATACAACTAGTACTAATACTATTgtgaaaaaagaaaaacaaaaatcggaaattaataatattttaaaagaaagtgaaaatataaCTATGGGACGttccttttcttttaatacgGATCTTTTATCTATCAAGCcg GAACTACTAAAAGAACTAATTACCCAAAAGTACAGGAAAATGTTTGAGAGACATGATAAAGATTGTGGAAGTAGtgaaatacaaataattattttaacgtttaaaatttattttttaacggAACATATGAAGAAGAATAAAAAG gATTTTGCATGTTTACGAGGACTGTTCAAATGTGTTAGTAAACGGAGAAAGttacttatatatttaggACGAAAAAATCGAGAAatgtttaataaaattacagactattttaaaatcaaaaaacCTTTATTACCTGGAACAGCAGAATATTATTCTAAggatttaaaatatatccattttaataacacaaaaagatttaaaaataatagtgaaaaaaagaaaaaagataaaactaaaaacaaaaaaattcaaactgataaaattatatttggaaattaa
- a CDS encoding RuvB-like helicase 2, putative: MQINLSNINISSDGKKERVNIHSHIKGLGVNTNIYMHEEEVNLSDEKYSMFFDNTCGLVGQFKAREAALFLVDLIKNKKLAGKCILLAGPSGSGKSALAIGISREINKKMPFVFLSGSEVYSNEIKKTEVILEAFRKSIHIKIKEEKLVYEGEVVDMIVEENECLYSQNKAKQINAIIITLKTVKGTKSLRLAPKIHEQIVREKIKIGDVIYIEVNTGHVKRLGRCNTYSKEYDIEFDEYVSLPKGDVHKKKEVVQQISLHDIDLANANPTVGEDLASVLNSYLRPKKTEITEKLRVEINKTVNKFLEMGMAEIIPGVLYIDEAHMLDIECFSYLNRAIESPLAPIVIMATNRGICTVKGTDNIEPHGIPVDLLDRLIIIKTFPYTLKEIVQILALRAHTEKINISEDGMNYLAKIGIQSSLRFAMLLLEPSRIIASLEGQSIIDIKHIEQADELFMDAKTSAHRVADQSNKFVN, from the coding sequence ATGCAGATAAATTTGTCTAACATAAACATTTCAAGCGATGGAAAAAAAGAGAGAGTAAATATCCATAGCCATATAAAAGGACTCGGagtaaatacaaatatttatatgcatgaAGAGGAAGTAAATTTAAgtgatgaaaaatattccatgttttttgataatacaTGTGGTTTGGTTGGTCAATTTAAAGCTAGAGAAGCAGCATTATTTCTTGTCGacctaataaaaaataaaaagctAGCTGgtaaatgtatattattagcGGGTCCAAGTGGAAGCGGTAAAAGTGCATTAGCAATAGGTATAAGtagagaaataaataaaaaaatgccatttgtttttttatcgGGTTCTGAAGTTTATagtaatgaaataaaaaaaacagaagTTATTTTAGAAGCATTTAGAAAaagtatacatataaaaatcaaagaagaaaaattagTATATGAAGGAGAAGTTGTTGATATGATTgttgaagaaaatgaatgtttatattctcaaaataaagcaaaacaaattaatgctattataataacattAAAAACTGTTAAGGGTACCAAATCATTGAGATTAGCACCTAAAATACATGAACAAATTGttagagaaaaaataaaaatcggtgatgttatatatattgaagTAAATACAGGACATGTAAAAAGATTAGGTAGATGTAATACATACTCTAAAGAATATGATATCGAATTTGATGAATATGTTTCATTACCTAAAGGTGatgttcataaaaaaaaagaagtaGTTCAACAAATTTCTTTACATGATATAGATTTGGCTAATGCTAATCCAACAGTTGGTGAAGATTTAGCATCTGTATTAAATTCATATTTACGACCTAAAAAAACTGAAATAACTGAAAAATTAAGAGTCgaaataaacaaaacaGTAAATAAATTTCTTGAAATGGGAATGGCAGAAATTATTCCAGGAGTCTTATACATAGATGAAGCTCATATGCTAGATATTGAATGTTTCTCTTATTTAAATAGAGCTATCGAGTCTCCATTAGCTCCTATAGTTATTATGGCAACAAATAGAGGTATATGTACTGTAAAAGGGACAGATAATATTGAACCTCATGGTATACCAGTAGATTTATTAGATAGactaattattataaaaacatttccatatacattaaaagaaatagtGCAAATATTAGCATTACGAGCACATacagaaaaaattaatattagtGAAGATGGGATGAATTATTTAGCAAAGATTGGTATTCAATCATCTTTACGATTTGCTATGCTATTGCTAGAACCATCTAGAATTATAGCTAGTTTAGAAGGACAATCCATTATTGATATTAAACATATTGAACAGGCAgatgaattatttatggATGCTAAAACATCAGCTCATAGAGTAGCTGACCAATCAAACAAATTtgttaattaa